One Mycolicibacterium goodii genomic region harbors:
- a CDS encoding GNAT family N-acetyltransferase — MDGHLSQQASHAILTDGTVIVIRPLAPADSDRVMALHQTLTEEERYLRFFTVHPADLQKWARSLTELSPDQYAVGAFDSEGLLGVANYVKSTRQQGYAEVAVVVAHGEHFRGVGTALLLQLGRAAKRNGIDHLVAEVLAENYSMLHVITDAGWPCSRHLEGTVIHIEIDLDRANV; from the coding sequence ATGGACGGGCATCTTTCCCAGCAGGCGTCGCACGCCATCCTCACGGATGGGACGGTCATCGTCATACGCCCGCTGGCGCCTGCCGATTCGGACCGGGTGATGGCCCTTCACCAGACATTGACGGAGGAGGAACGCTATCTGCGGTTCTTCACCGTGCATCCGGCGGATCTGCAGAAGTGGGCACGGTCGCTCACGGAACTGTCGCCTGATCAGTACGCAGTCGGCGCTTTCGACTCCGAGGGTCTACTCGGGGTGGCGAACTACGTCAAGTCGACGCGGCAGCAGGGCTACGCGGAGGTCGCCGTGGTTGTCGCCCATGGAGAACATTTCCGCGGAGTGGGCACGGCGCTGCTCCTGCAGCTCGGAAGAGCCGCGAAGCGCAACGGCATCGACCATCTGGTCGCTGAGGTGCTCGCGGAGAACTATTCGATGCTCCACGTGATCACCGACGCCGGCTGGCCCTGTTCACGTCATCTCGAAGGAACCGTGATCCATATCGAGATCGACCTCGATCGGGCCAACGTGTGA